ATCACTACTGCTACGGTAAACACAATAGCGGTTATCGTTTACACTTTCAGAGTGAACAGGTAAACACAGCAATATCTGAATTGCCAATACAAAAGCAAATATTAATATTTTTTTCATCATAACACCTCTAACATTAAAAATTGTTTATGTTCTGCCTTCACAATTTTTCAACTTTATTAAGCATCTCTTTTATATGTTTATTGCATTTGTTTTTCACAACCGTAGTATCTCTTCCTAACTCACATGCTTTCCTTATGTGAGCATTTATTGCAGCCCACAAATTCAACATAGTGGCATTTAATGACCATGCCTGTTCAGCGAAAGACAACTCTTCAAAGTTTCTCGTATGCTTTTTGTGCGCTTTCCCATCACTTACAACAATCTTTCCCATACTACTCCCCTTTTTTTCTATATTTTATTTTTATTGGCATGTATTAATAACCTTTTATATCTACACATTTTGCTTTTACTACATTTACATCAAAAACAGCTGCTCTAAATCGCCATACTCCATTAGCTTCGAGATTGGTTACATAGGCCATTGTGCTACCAACTTGATTCCCATCCCGGTCATATAGATTAAAGTCTATCTCAACATAGGAGTATACTTTATCAGTATTGTTTCTCACTTTACCTTCAATCATTCTTATTCCATATTCACTAAGCTTAAAACCCCATTCAGGAAGTAAAGTAAACTTATCCATAGACTCAAATTCTTTTGAGGTAGCAGTAAAAATAAGTTCACTTATCTTTCGTTTCGCGGTCGAAGAAAGAAAAAATCCTATAACAAATGACATAACCACTAAAATTACAACAATCCCTACTGTTTTCAAAAACCAAATTACTATGCTGCCTCCGGTTCTTACATCCTTTTTAGTATCCATCTAAACATTATCCTTTTTACAACGATTATGCATTCTACTTCTAACTCTTTTTACACTTCATTGTTTTTACTATATATCAATTGAGTTACTTTTTTAATCTTATTATTCACACTTTATCAATCTCAAATTCTAACTGTTCCATAGAACATCTAAGGATCTTTGTCATTCTACCCATACGCCAAAATAAAAAAATAAATAATACCAAATAAAATCCAAATGCAAAACCTGGATAAAATACCAACGGAAGACCCAACACAAGAACGAGCCCAAAATACCAACGAGGCCTAACTACTGCATAAACCATCACTTTCATTCTCTCATCATTCCTTTGTATTTTCATCTCTCCCTTCGCTACAGAGTAACCTTTTCTCATTAAAAAACTAGTTTTAGCATTTGTCTTGTACTCAAACTCACAAGACTTCTTGCCTAAAATACGGCCTAAAACATCCCTAACCATTAAATCCGTAGTTAACTTATCAACCACTAAATCTTTTGTAATTACAATTTTTGACATATTCCATCTCTCATTTGAATTTTTTATTAACCCAATTGTCTTTTTTTGAAATTATAATTAAGTGATTTTTACTCTATATTAAACTTCAAAATAGCATGACTTTTAATTAGAGTGCAGCTTGGTTTATCATTTCGCTTTTTTTCTACCCCTTTTAGTCCATAAGCTCTTCCAATTTGCCTAGCAATCGCCATATTCACTTCACCAAGTTTATTACCTCCAACCGCATATAAATAATTACTTATTAGTTCTCTATCATTTTGAATAATAAGAAACACCTCATCTATCAATTTCCTGTTCATTTTTTCTATGGCCTTATTTGCAATTTCTACCGGTTTTAACCCTTTAATGGACTTCTTTTCAACAGTTTCTACTAGCATTTTATCCTCCGTTTTATTTTTTTGATATTTACTTCATTCCAGCAATGCCTTGTATTCTCTCAAAATCTTAACCATAAGTCAATTTATTGATAATTGATATTTAGTTTCTGTTATTTATGGTTTAGTTTTGGAATACTTACTCACGCATTGATTAATTAGTCAATCATCGGAGGGTAAAGTTTTATGGAAGATATTTATAAGCTTTTAGGTGTTAATATAAGATATTTTAGAAAGGCGGCTGGGTTTAGCCAAGAAAAACTTGCTGAGCTTGGCGGTTTTAGTACTGCTTTTATTGGTCAACTTGAACGAGGGCATAATAAGGCAAGTTTAGCTACTGTTGAAAAGCTTGCAGGTGCTTTAGGTATAAATAGTACTGCTTTGTTATCTGGCATTAAACAAAAACAGCAGGTTAAATACTCTCTTTCTTCAAAAATGACACTTCTTCTACACGATTGCCCTGCAAAAAAGCAAAAAGACCTTGAAAAACTAATCTATTTATTCATTAATAAAAACAAGTAACTCAACTTCTTTTACGCCCCCTACCGTCAATTCATTATCTGGAAACAACTATTTTTATTATTAACCAAAACACACTATATTTAAACATATAACTGAGTAAAAGCTTGACATTTTTTGCTCCAAAATATAACATCTACTTGTAAATGAAGCATAAAACAATTGAGTGGTTTAAGCAGGCAGAGTACGATATTGACACCGCTGAGTATATGTTTAAAGGCGGGCGGTTTTTTTATTGTGTGTTTATGTGCCACTTGTCAGTTGAAAAATCATTAAAGGGTATTTTTACAAAACTTACAAAAACACAGGCACCAAAAACGCATGACCTTGCATATTTATTAAAGTTAACAAAATTTGAAATTGCAGATGATATTAAAGAGTTTATAAATGACCTTAACGACTTAAGCGTACCAACACGCTACCCAGAAGAGTTAGACGCATTAATTAAGCAGTATAATAAAAGTGAAACAGCGAAGATACTTAGAAAAGCTAAAGGTGCTATAAAATGGCTGAAAGAACAATAACTAAAACAAAAAATTTATTATTTAAATTACTAAAAGAAAAAAATCTGACTATTGATAAAATAGTTGTTTTTGGTTCGCGTGCGAATGATACTGCGAAAATAGACAGCGACATAGACATTGCTATTGTTTCAAAAGAGTTTAGAAACAGAAGTATTTACAAAAGAGTTGCTATGGCAAGAGGCATTCATAGTGCTGTTATTGAAAAAATTAATAAACCGATTGACTTGCTGTTTTACTCTGACACTGAGTGGAACGGGAGTTCTTTGATGGTTGATATTGCAAAGAATAACGGCATTGTTTTTACAAACTAATTAAAACCATCCTTAATATTCTCATATCATACCTTAGAGCCATACTCTATCCTAGAAAAAAAATACTTAAAATAACTCAAAAAATCTAATAAAATAGTTATAGATTCCCGCTAATTCCGCCGAGGCGGGACGGGAATGACAAGCGGTGAGCACCACAGACAGTGAAGTTGAATTATTGGTTATTTTCTTGCTTTATCTTTAGGAGTGGAGGCAGTCATTTGGTTTATTTCGGATATGCGGTCGCGCAAGATGGCGGCGGTTTCAAAGTCCAATATGTCTGCGGCAGAGAGCATTTCTTCTTCCAACTTTTTTATAACTTTACTTGCGTTTGATGGAGTTATTATTTGTGATGGGTCTATTGCATAGATGTTTTTTAAAGCATCTTTTTTGGCTGTTTCGGAGAACTCTTCTAATTTGTGTATGGCTTTTATAATTGTTTTTGGCGTTATGCCGTGCAGTTTGTTATGTTTCTCCTGTTTACTTCTTCTTCTATCCATTTCGGCAATTGCCCGTTGCATTGAACCGGTAATTTTATCGGCATACAAAATAACTCTGCCTTGCGAGTTTCTTGCCGCGCGGCCGCTTACTTG
This Endomicrobiales bacterium DNA region includes the following protein-coding sequences:
- a CDS encoding FxLYD domain-containing protein; amino-acid sequence: MDTKKDVRTGGSIVIWFLKTVGIVVILVVMSFVIGFFLSSTAKRKISELIFTATSKEFESMDKFTLLPEWGFKLSEYGIRMIEGKVRNNTDKVYSYVEIDFNLYDRDGNQVGSTMAYVTNLEANGVWRFRAAVFDVNVVKAKCVDIKGY
- a CDS encoding helix-turn-helix domain-containing protein gives rise to the protein MEDIYKLLGVNIRYFRKAAGFSQEKLAELGGFSTAFIGQLERGHNKASLATVEKLAGALGINSTALLSGIKQKQQVKYSLSSKMTLLLHDCPAKKQKDLEKLIYLFINKNK
- a CDS encoding HEPN domain-containing protein, which produces MKHKTIEWFKQAEYDIDTAEYMFKGGRFFYCVFMCHLSVEKSLKGIFTKLTKTQAPKTHDLAYLLKLTKFEIADDIKEFINDLNDLSVPTRYPEELDALIKQYNKSETAKILRKAKGAIKWLKEQ
- a CDS encoding nucleotidyltransferase domain-containing protein, coding for MAERTITKTKNLLFKLLKEKNLTIDKIVVFGSRANDTAKIDSDIDIAIVSKEFRNRSIYKRVAMARGIHSAVIEKINKPIDLLFYSDTEWNGSSLMVDIAKNNGIVFTN